The following proteins are co-located in the Streptomyces sp. NBC_01198 genome:
- a CDS encoding mesaconyl-C4 CoA hydratase, with the protein MTMETTEFLVPGPAVALARLLDLPAGDIEPGWPLPPLWHWLYFLERPAQSDLGPEGHDRHGIPRPPRDGLRRMYAGGRTTSHRPLLLGEEAESRIDVVQEREREGRSGRMTVVTTRRTVRQRGEVAVTDEVDIIYRVATRLATTADVTEAPATPVTGTRVEVDEAYLFRFSALTYNSHRIHYDVDYCRDQEDYPGLVVHGPLQALLMSREALRRAGDPIGTHFAYRLVAPLILGQGLVVDAAEQDGVTTARVRDRHGRTTASSRLTCLDAG; encoded by the coding sequence ATGACGATGGAGACCACCGAATTCCTCGTCCCCGGGCCGGCCGTCGCCCTCGCCCGGCTGCTCGACCTGCCGGCCGGCGACATCGAGCCGGGGTGGCCGCTGCCGCCCCTGTGGCACTGGCTGTACTTCCTGGAGCGCCCGGCGCAGTCCGACCTCGGACCGGAAGGGCACGACCGGCACGGTATCCCGCGTCCACCGCGCGACGGGCTGCGCCGGATGTACGCCGGTGGGCGTACCACCTCGCACCGCCCGCTGCTGCTGGGCGAGGAGGCCGAGTCGAGGATCGACGTCGTCCAGGAGCGGGAGCGGGAGGGACGGTCCGGCCGGATGACCGTCGTCACCACCCGCCGCACGGTCCGCCAGCGCGGAGAGGTCGCGGTCACCGACGAGGTCGACATCATCTACCGGGTCGCCACCCGGCTCGCCACGACCGCCGACGTCACCGAAGCCCCGGCGACCCCGGTCACCGGAACGCGTGTCGAGGTCGACGAGGCCTACCTGTTCCGATTCTCCGCGCTGACCTACAACAGCCATCGGATCCACTACGACGTGGACTACTGCCGGGACCAGGAGGACTACCCCGGCCTGGTCGTGCACGGCCCGTTGCAGGCACTGCTGATGAGCCGCGAGGCCCTGCGCCGTGCGGGCGACCCGATCGGCACGCACTTCGCCTACCGGCTGGTCGCCCCGCTCATCCTCGGCCAGGGCCTGGTCGTCGACGCCGCCGAGCAGGACGGCGTCACCACGGCCCGGGTACGTGACCGCCATGGGCGGACCACCGCGTCAAGTCGCCTGACCTGCCTGGACGCCGGGTGA
- a CDS encoding TetR/AcrR family transcriptional regulator, protein MPVPRARRAGGARRTTVFDAVIRVLAERGYENTRFADVSAASGTAVSTLQNCFGSRVDMLIEAMRYATDQESAALEAVAESESDPWRRLVALIDRSLGSSEQDRQVLIELWRSGIRDEELRVHSEEEWKRYGAPFLKAVVEGVDQGVFRPVHPPEDIVDFLLAALAGFVIPRVLRHRAPSEAGFRSVLLSQLRAALGVDPR, encoded by the coding sequence ATGCCTGTTCCGCGAGCCCGCCGTGCCGGCGGTGCCCGACGGACCACGGTCTTCGACGCGGTCATCAGGGTGCTCGCGGAGCGCGGGTACGAGAACACCCGCTTCGCCGACGTGTCGGCGGCCAGTGGCACGGCGGTGAGCACCCTGCAGAACTGCTTCGGCTCGCGGGTGGACATGCTCATCGAGGCGATGCGGTATGCCACCGACCAGGAGTCAGCAGCGCTCGAAGCCGTCGCGGAGAGCGAGAGCGACCCCTGGCGTCGCCTCGTCGCGCTGATCGACCGGAGCCTGGGCAGTTCCGAGCAGGACCGGCAGGTGCTGATCGAGCTCTGGCGCAGCGGCATCCGCGACGAGGAGCTTCGTGTCCACAGCGAGGAAGAATGGAAGCGGTACGGCGCGCCTTTCCTGAAGGCGGTCGTCGAAGGCGTCGACCAGGGTGTCTTCCGGCCGGTCCATCCGCCCGAGGACATCGTCGACTTCCTGCTCGCGGCACTGGCCGGCTTCGTCATCCCCCGGGTCCTGCGCCACCGCGCCCCCTCCGAGGCGGGCTTCCGCAGCGTCCTGCTGTCGCAGCTCCGGGCGGCGCTCGGCGTCGATCCGCGGTAG
- a CDS encoding aldehyde dehydrogenase, with protein MTGQRDDGGTTAGDQEITAHRLLIGGKPVDALSGRTFTTVNPYTGRVWATAADGGPEDVDAAVAAARAAFDGKWGALTGFQRAALMRRLGDLVADDAERLARLEVNDSGKLYREMVGQMKAMGGWYHYYAGLADKIEGRSIPTPNPDYLVYTTREPVGVVAAITPWNSPLLLLTWKLAPALAAGCTMVVKPSEHSPISTVVFASLLADAGFPAGVLNVVTSERGEVGAALAGHSGVDAVAFTGSTSTGRAVAAAAAGNLHRATLELGGKSAQIVFPDADLRAAANGVLSGVFAATGQTCMAGSRLIVHEDVHDELVRLVSERASAMRLGDPHDPATEMGPVANKPQYDKILGYLRSAVDEGADVACGGGADGELGGYFVRPTVLTGVDPDATVSREEVFGPVLSVHAFSDEAEAVRLANDTPFGLAGGVWTRDVHRAHRVAGRVRAGNVWINDYRVVAPSVPFGGFADSGIGRENGVAAMDEYLENRAVWVQLSGRTRDPFVMG; from the coding sequence ATGACGGGACAGCGCGACGACGGCGGCACGACCGCCGGCGACCAGGAGATAACGGCCCACCGGCTGCTCATCGGCGGAAAGCCCGTCGACGCGCTGTCGGGGAGGACCTTCACGACGGTGAATCCGTACACCGGCCGCGTCTGGGCGACGGCGGCGGACGGCGGCCCCGAGGACGTCGACGCCGCCGTCGCGGCGGCCAGGGCGGCCTTCGATGGCAAATGGGGCGCGCTGACCGGCTTCCAGCGGGCCGCCCTGATGCGGCGGCTGGGCGACCTTGTCGCCGACGACGCCGAGCGGCTGGCACGGCTGGAGGTCAACGACTCCGGCAAGCTGTACCGCGAGATGGTCGGCCAGATGAAGGCGATGGGCGGCTGGTACCACTACTACGCGGGGCTCGCCGACAAGATCGAGGGCCGCTCGATCCCGACGCCGAACCCGGACTACCTCGTCTACACCACACGGGAGCCCGTCGGCGTCGTCGCGGCCATCACGCCGTGGAACTCGCCGCTGCTGCTGCTGACGTGGAAGCTCGCTCCGGCGCTGGCGGCCGGCTGCACGATGGTCGTCAAGCCGTCGGAGCACTCCCCGATCTCCACGGTCGTCTTCGCGTCGCTGCTCGCCGACGCCGGATTCCCGGCCGGCGTCCTGAACGTCGTCACCAGCGAGCGGGGCGAGGTCGGTGCGGCGCTGGCCGGCCACAGCGGGGTCGACGCCGTCGCGTTCACCGGCTCGACCTCGACCGGGCGTGCGGTGGCGGCCGCGGCCGCCGGGAATCTCCACCGGGCGACGCTGGAGCTCGGTGGCAAGTCCGCGCAGATCGTCTTCCCCGACGCCGACCTGCGGGCCGCCGCGAACGGCGTGCTGTCCGGCGTGTTCGCGGCCACCGGCCAGACGTGCATGGCCGGGTCCCGTCTGATCGTGCATGAGGACGTCCACGACGAGCTCGTCCGGCTGGTCAGCGAGCGTGCGTCGGCGATGCGGCTCGGCGACCCGCACGACCCGGCGACCGAGATGGGCCCGGTCGCCAACAAGCCGCAGTACGACAAGATCCTCGGCTATCTGCGCAGCGCCGTCGACGAGGGCGCGGACGTCGCCTGCGGCGGGGGCGCGGACGGTGAACTCGGCGGTTACTTCGTGCGGCCCACCGTCCTGACCGGCGTGGACCCGGACGCGACGGTGTCGCGCGAGGAGGTTTTCGGGCCGGTGCTCAGCGTCCACGCCTTCAGCGACGAGGCCGAGGCGGTGCGCCTGGCCAACGACACCCCGTTCGGGCTCGCGGGCGGCGTCTGGACCAGGGACGTGCACCGGGCGCACCGGGTCGCCGGACGGGTCCGGGCCGGGAACGTCTGGATCAACGACTACCGGGTGGTGGCGCCGAGCGTGCCGTTCGGCGGCTTCGCCGACAGCGGCATCGGCCGGGAGAACGGCGTCGCCGCGATGGACGAGTACCTGGAGAACCGTGCGGTCTGGGTCCAGCTCAGTGGCCGCACCCGGGACCCGTTCGTGATGGGATGA
- a CDS encoding TMEM175 family protein yields the protein MSTEPPQSPDPGAPDLSAAPGTFQATDTNRVEAFSDGVFAVAITILALEMHTPPHRSGDLLSALPHQWPVYLGYFTSFAYIGVIWLNHHQAFTRIRVMDRELHVANLALLFTTASLPFPTGVPADALQEKFDGSDVRTAVVLYALVAAAMCGSWAWIYFHLARGRGLLDASVNPGFVPHGLARSAVGIVVYLLGGGLGWALNPGVALAAFVLLPLFYFTSTGGIFHWRRRTPSP from the coding sequence ATGTCCACCGAACCCCCGCAGTCCCCCGATCCCGGAGCCCCGGACCTGTCCGCGGCTCCGGGCACCTTCCAGGCCACCGACACCAACCGGGTGGAGGCCTTCAGCGACGGCGTCTTCGCCGTGGCCATCACCATCCTCGCGCTGGAGATGCACACTCCCCCGCACAGGAGCGGTGATCTCCTCTCGGCGCTACCGCACCAATGGCCGGTTTATCTGGGCTACTTCACCTCTTTTGCCTATATCGGCGTCATCTGGCTCAACCACCACCAGGCGTTCACCCGCATCCGCGTGATGGACCGGGAACTGCACGTGGCCAACCTCGCGCTGCTCTTCACCACCGCTTCGCTGCCCTTCCCGACCGGCGTGCCGGCCGACGCGCTCCAGGAGAAGTTCGACGGTTCGGACGTACGTACCGCCGTCGTGCTCTACGCGCTCGTCGCCGCCGCGATGTGCGGCAGCTGGGCGTGGATCTACTTCCACCTGGCCCGCGGTCGCGGCCTGCTCGACGCCTCGGTCAATCCCGGGTTCGTCCCCCACGGGCTCGCCCGCTCCGCCGTGGGCATCGTCGTCTACCTCCTCGGCGGCGGTCTCGGCTGGGCCCTCAACCCCGGTGTCGCGCTGGCGGCGTTCGTCCTTCTGCCGCTCTTCTACTTCACCTCCACCGGAGGCATCTTCCACTGGCGCCGTCGCACGCCGTCCCCGTGA
- a CDS encoding MBL fold metallo-hydrolase, whose translation MPATPALLNSLTVGDIRITYLPDGAGHFSYDVFPGSSQECWARHAAQTSDGRWVCSIGGFLVESGDRKILVDLGFGDAVLEVEGFVTAKSGRLLANLGAAGLTPAEIDTVVYTHMHADHTGWTATGDALTFANARHLAGPGEVSHWIGRDDEPFSPAGQLPFTSNFEESKDGEIIAPGVEILHAPGHTPGHQCLVISSGTERAMILGDTLHTPAQLQEPDLSFMFDVDPVQARRWREDIVAKLAATGTTVGACHFSGSAFGRVMTGQGQRFWAPLPG comes from the coding sequence ATGCCCGCCACCCCCGCACTTTTGAATTCCCTCACCGTGGGAGACATCCGGATCACCTATCTTCCTGACGGAGCCGGCCATTTCTCCTACGATGTCTTCCCCGGGTCGTCGCAGGAGTGCTGGGCGCGCCATGCCGCCCAGACCAGCGACGGCCGCTGGGTCTGCAGCATCGGCGGTTTCCTCGTCGAATCCGGTGACAGGAAGATCCTCGTGGACCTCGGATTCGGCGACGCCGTACTGGAGGTGGAGGGCTTCGTGACCGCCAAGAGCGGGCGGCTGCTCGCCAACCTCGGTGCGGCCGGCCTCACTCCGGCCGAGATCGACACCGTCGTGTACACGCACATGCACGCCGACCACACCGGCTGGACCGCCACCGGGGACGCCCTGACCTTCGCCAACGCCCGGCACCTGGCCGGGCCGGGCGAGGTCTCCCACTGGATCGGCCGCGACGACGAACCCTTCTCCCCGGCAGGGCAGTTGCCCTTCACCTCGAACTTCGAGGAGTCCAAGGACGGCGAGATCATCGCGCCGGGCGTCGAGATCCTCCACGCACCGGGCCACACCCCCGGCCACCAGTGCCTGGTGATCTCCTCGGGGACCGAGCGCGCCATGATCCTCGGCGACACCCTCCACACCCCGGCCCAACTGCAGGAGCCCGACCTGAGCTTCATGTTCGACGTGGACCCGGTGCAGGCCCGCAGGTGGCGGGAGGACATAGTCGCGAAGCTGGCGGCCACCGGCACGACGGTGGGCGCCTGCCACTTCAGCGGATCGGCGTTCGGACGCGTGATGACCGGGCAGGGGCAGCGGTTCTGGGCTCCGCTCCCCGGGTAA
- a CDS encoding BBE domain-containing protein, with protein MLSEVTEETFEAIVELAGPEADVPVEFFELRHLGGAFGRQVGPAGAVGNRDARFAVWILSMGPPAEGDPATAYAEGALARLQPWSTGHTYLNFTSSGSTPVRVEEGYTYQAYERLRAVKSVYDPQNVFRLNENIPPIGTA; from the coding sequence ATGCTGTCCGAGGTCACCGAGGAGACGTTCGAGGCGATCGTCGAACTGGCCGGACCTGAGGCGGACGTTCCGGTGGAGTTCTTCGAACTGCGCCACCTCGGCGGCGCCTTCGGGCGGCAGGTCGGTCCTGCCGGCGCGGTGGGGAACCGGGACGCCCGGTTCGCGGTCTGGATCCTGTCCATGGGACCGCCCGCCGAAGGGGACCCGGCGACCGCCTACGCGGAAGGTGCGCTGGCCAGGCTCCAGCCGTGGAGTACCGGACACACCTATCTCAACTTCACCTCGTCCGGCAGCACGCCGGTTCGGGTGGAGGAGGGCTACACCTATCAGGCGTACGAGCGGCTGCGCGCCGTGAAGTCCGTCTACGACCCGCAGAACGTGTTCCGGCTCAACGAGAACATCCCGCCGATCGGCACGGCCTGA
- a CDS encoding CaiB/BaiF CoA transferase family protein, with product MSLSSGPLDGLVVVALEQAVAAPFASRQLADLGARAIKIERPGGGDFARGYDRTVNGLASHFVWLNAGKESVVADLKTAEGRTLLGRLLAQADVFIQNLSPRAARSLGVSARQLTERYPRLVACDISGYGSGGPYEERKAYDLLIQAETGLVSVTGTPETPAKAGISIADIAAGMYAYAGILSALHQRHRTGRGTALEVSMLEALGEWMGYPYLYGRYGGTAPARAGASHSTIAPYGPVATSDGQAVMVGLQNEREWAVFCTGVLRRPDLVADRRFASNALRVEHRRDLDRIVDAVFRELEPDEAVVRLEAAGIAYARQRSVTEFAAHPQLAARDRWRVAQTPAGPVEVLKPAVTADWPTPSGSVPALGEHTRDVLAWLDAIDTEDGETA from the coding sequence ATGTCCCTCAGCAGTGGGCCACTCGACGGTCTCGTCGTGGTGGCACTCGAACAAGCCGTCGCCGCCCCGTTCGCGAGTCGTCAGCTCGCGGATCTGGGCGCGCGCGCCATCAAGATCGAAAGGCCCGGCGGCGGAGACTTCGCCCGCGGGTACGACAGGACCGTCAACGGGCTCGCGAGCCACTTCGTGTGGCTCAACGCCGGCAAGGAGAGTGTCGTAGCGGACCTCAAGACCGCGGAGGGAAGAACGCTGCTCGGCCGACTGCTGGCGCAGGCCGACGTCTTCATCCAGAACCTGTCACCGCGGGCCGCCCGCTCGCTCGGCGTGTCCGCGCGGCAGCTGACCGAGCGGTATCCGCGCCTCGTCGCCTGCGACATCTCCGGATACGGCAGCGGCGGCCCGTACGAGGAGCGGAAGGCCTACGACCTGCTGATCCAGGCGGAGACCGGACTCGTCTCCGTCACCGGCACGCCCGAGACCCCCGCGAAGGCCGGAATCTCCATCGCCGACATCGCGGCGGGGATGTACGCCTACGCGGGGATCCTGAGTGCGTTGCACCAGCGTCACCGCACCGGCCGGGGCACCGCGCTGGAGGTGTCCATGCTCGAAGCGCTGGGCGAGTGGATGGGATACCCGTACCTCTACGGCAGGTACGGCGGGACCGCGCCGGCGCGGGCCGGGGCGAGCCATTCCACGATCGCACCGTACGGACCGGTCGCCACCAGCGACGGGCAGGCCGTCATGGTCGGTCTGCAGAACGAGCGCGAGTGGGCCGTCTTCTGCACCGGGGTGCTGCGGCGACCGGATCTGGTGGCGGACCGCAGGTTCGCCAGCAACGCGCTGCGCGTCGAGCATCGCCGCGACCTCGACCGGATCGTCGACGCGGTGTTCCGGGAGCTGGAGCCGGACGAGGCGGTGGTCCGCCTCGAAGCCGCCGGGATCGCCTACGCCCGGCAGCGGTCGGTGACGGAGTTCGCGGCCCACCCGCAGCTCGCTGCGCGGGACCGCTGGCGGGTCGCGCAGACACCCGCCGGGCCGGTCGAGGTACTCAAGCCCGCGGTGACGGCCGACTGGCCCACCCCGTCGGGATCCGTTCCGGCGCTCGGCGAGCACACCCGTGACGTGCTCGCGTGGCTGGACGCAATCGACACAGAAGACGGAGAGACGGCATGA
- a CDS encoding HpcH/HpaI aldolase/citrate lyase family protein has protein sequence MNARSGGAATRDAAASSTWLFVPGDRPERFAKAAAAQADQVIIDLEDAVSPDAKDGARRAAVRWLRDGHESWVRVNAPGSPWYDRDVSAIGGLAGLRGIVVPKAEKVSDLRALAVRVASYVQLIGLVESAGGVLHAAALARCEAVARLAFGAVDFALDIDADETDEALLLAREALVVASRAARKPPPLDSVTTSLAPGAAASDARRARALGFGGKLLIHPAQVGPVAEAFRPTDVQVRWARGVLDAAGRAANGAVGKDGQMLDRPVVDRARRIVERAAGPHR, from the coding sequence GTGAACGCCCGATCAGGCGGGGCGGCGACGAGGGACGCGGCCGCCTCCTCGACCTGGCTGTTCGTGCCCGGCGACCGGCCCGAGCGGTTCGCCAAGGCCGCCGCGGCACAGGCCGACCAGGTGATCATCGACCTGGAGGACGCCGTCTCACCGGACGCGAAGGACGGGGCACGCCGGGCGGCGGTCCGCTGGCTCAGGGACGGCCACGAGTCGTGGGTGCGGGTCAACGCGCCGGGGTCACCCTGGTACGACCGGGACGTCTCCGCGATCGGCGGCCTGGCGGGCCTGCGGGGAATCGTCGTCCCCAAGGCGGAGAAGGTCTCGGACCTGCGCGCACTGGCCGTCAGGGTCGCGTCCTACGTCCAGTTGATCGGGCTCGTGGAATCGGCGGGGGGCGTCCTGCACGCGGCTGCCCTCGCGCGGTGCGAGGCCGTCGCCCGGCTCGCCTTCGGTGCGGTCGACTTCGCTCTCGACATCGACGCCGACGAGACCGACGAGGCGCTCCTGCTGGCCAGGGAGGCCTTGGTCGTGGCCTCGCGCGCCGCGCGGAAACCCCCACCCCTCGACTCCGTCACCACGAGCCTGGCACCCGGAGCGGCGGCCTCGGACGCCCGCCGGGCGCGGGCGCTGGGCTTCGGCGGGAAACTGCTCATCCATCCGGCGCAGGTGGGCCCGGTGGCCGAGGCGTTCCGGCCGACGGACGTCCAGGTGCGCTGGGCGCGCGGAGTCCTCGACGCGGCCGGCCGGGCGGCCAACGGCGCCGTCGGGAAGGACGGGCAGATGCTCGACCGGCCGGTCGTCGACCGCGCCCGGCGCATCGTCGAGCGAGCAGCGGGTCCCCACCGCTGA